The Megalops cyprinoides isolate fMegCyp1 chromosome 10, fMegCyp1.pri, whole genome shotgun sequence genome window below encodes:
- the LOC118784148 gene encoding NXPE family member 3-like produces the protein MNKTMPDIGIAPHEWRQMLDALRWAGPSQPVKNLSMSTSPPNTYFYIPGLQKSYQVGEELYVTVVARDYQQNPKQYGGDFFQAKLFSSTLKASVFGEVTDLQNGSYSVRFLLPWAGEAWVAVRMIHSSEAVQVLKKHRESDSDRVFFGGTFVGVDSNGTVQTQTMECNAKWDGAGLERIRKGNCCCEYQDPRTGEVWLCKTPKTLPCDALVYHHMGGYRKQLTPLEAKLMQTKLTNIWIKGKESKIIILPSNKTVGATEKCRRGLQTPVPAGFYMRDVWTSLVCASSHYNSLAIAKCLQDRQIYMMGDSTMRQWFHYLEKAVPTMKSLNLHSQEQAGPLMAVDVGNNIVLRWRAHGPPLRSRKSPMADLHYISNEIDDLAGGPRTVIVLNLWAHFTTFPLEFYARRVARIRQSVLALLKRAPETIVIIKSANTSYKDVIGSDWLAWQLDTLLRTAFQGINVAFIDVWQMTSCHYSPDAIHPNPTIIRNEIDIVLSFVCPV, from the exons ATGAACAAAACCATGCCCGATATTGGTATTGCCCCCCACGAGTGGCGCCAGATGCTGGATGCTCTCCGCTGGGCTGGTCCAAGTCAACCAGTTAAAAATCTGTCCATGAGCACAAGTCCACCCAACACATATTTCTACATTCCTGGGCTGCAGAAGAGTTACCAAGTAGGGGAGGAACTGTACGTCACAGTGGTTGCAAGAGATTACCAACAGAACCCTAAGCAGTATGGAGGTGACTTCTTCCAAGCCAAACTCTTCTCATCTACACTCAAG GCCAGCGTGTTTGGAGAGGTGACAGACCTCCAGAACGGGTCCTACTCGGTCCGTTTCCTGCTGCCGTGGGCTGGGGAGGCATGGGTGGCTGTGCGCATGATCCACTCCAGCGAGGCGGTGCAAGTCCTAAAAAAGCACCGGGAGTCTGACTCGGACCGCGTCTTCTTCGGCGGCACCTTTGTGGGAGTTGACAGTAACGGAactgtgcaaacacagacaatggAGTGCAATGCGAAGTGGGACGGGGCCGGCCTGGAACGCATCCGGAAAGGCAACTGCTGCTGCGAGTATCAGGACCCCAGAACAGGGGAGGTGTGGCTGTGCAAGACGCCTAAAACTTTGCCTTGCGATGCCCTGGTGTATCACCATATGGGGGGGTACAGGAAACAACTTACTCCTTTGGAAGCAAAACTCATGCAAAC GAAACTGACTAATATTTGGATCAAAGGGAAAGAGAGCAAAATTATAATCCTCCCCTCCAATAAAACTGTAG gtgcaacagaaaaatgcagacGTGGTCTGCAAACACCAGTTCCGGCAGGGTTCTACATGAGAGATGTGTGGACCTCTCTTGTGTGTGCCAGTAGCCACTATAACAGTTTGGCAATTGCAAAGTGTTTGCAAGACAGACAGATCTACATGATGGGGGACTCCACCATGAGACAGTGGTTCCATTATCTAGAAAAAGCTGTACCCA CCATGAAAAGCTTGAACCTCCACAGCCAGGAACAGGCAGGCCCCCTCATGGCTGTGGATGTGGGGAATAACATAGTCCTCCGCTGGAGGGCCCACGGCCCACCCTTGCGCAGTCGTAAATCTCCAATGGCTGACCTGCATTACATCAGCAATGAGATCGATGACCTGGCTGGTGGGCCCCGCACTGTCATTGTCTTAAACCTGTGGGCACATTTCACTACCTTCCCGCTGGAGTTCTACGCTCGCCGTGTGGCAAGGATCCGCCAATCTGTCCTGGCACTGCTGAAGCGGGCACCTGAAACCATTGTCATCATCAAGTCTGCCAACACCAGTTACAAG GATGTGATTGGCAGTGACTGGCTCGCCTGGCAGCTGGACACACTGTTGAGGACAGCCTTCCAAGGGATTAATGTGGCATTCATAGACGTCTGGCAAATGACCTCCTGCCACTACAGCCCTGATGCCATCCACCCCAACCCAACCATCATCCGAAATGAGATTGATATAGTGCTTTCATTCGTCTGCCCTGTCTGA